A stretch of the Desulforamulus ferrireducens genome encodes the following:
- the carB gene encoding carbamoyl-phosphate synthase large subunit — protein MPKKPGIKKVLVIGSGPIVIGQAAEFDYAGTQACRALREEGLEVVLVNSNPATIMTDANMADRVYIEPLTPQFVTRVIRQEKPDGLLPTLGGQVGLNIALQLAEQGILDEEGVTLLGTPLDAIRKAEDREMFKLMMQQIGEPVPESIIVCTVQEAVDFANEIGYPVIVRPAYTMGGTGGGIAHNVEELRSVAIRGLKHSLIGQILVEQSVAGWKEIEYEVIRDSADNCITVCNMENVDPVGIHTGDSIVVAPSQTLSDQEYQMLRSASLKIIRALGIEGGCNVQFALHPHSFQYIVIEVNPRVSRSSALASKATGYPIAKVAAKIAIGLTLDEIRNSVTGKTYACFEPTLDYLVVKMPRWPFDKFVTADRTLGTQMKATGEVMSIDRTFEAALLKGIRSLEVGIFGLQLPELTKLNQEELKQLLVQPTDQRLFAIAEYLRLGGEVEEVHQLTKIDPFFLDKIKLVVDVEKQLANVGDISPELLLRAKQMGLADCYIAKLRGMTEAQLRKIRQSMGIEPVYKMVDTCAAEFEALTPYYYSSYEQENEPVYSDRPKVVVLGSGPIRIGQGIEFDYCSVHSVWALRQEGIEAITINNNPETVSTDFDTADRLYFEPLVVEDVLNILEKEQPRGVMVQFGGQTAINLAKPLEQAGFKIIGTSVEAIDVAEDRERFDQLLTELQIPKPPGRTAFSVAEAAAIAAEVGFPVLVRPSYVLGGRAMEIVYSQEELLSYMERAVQITPEHPVLVDRYLMGREFEVDAICDGSEVLIPGIMEHVERAGVHSGDSIAVYPAQSLTKAQTEQIVEYTKKLALALAVKGLVNIQYVLHEGQVYVIEVNPRSSRTVPYLSKVTGIPMVNLATKCALGYTLAQLGYQGGLQPSSGLVAVKAPVFSFGKLLDVDVSLGPEMKSTGEVLGVDRDLSVALYKALLAAGTEFPKQGTILATIADRDKEEALPLIKGLLELGYQVCATKGTAEFLRTKGIQVPAVNKVGEGGETIVDLIKANGINLVINTISRGKEPARDGFKIRRAAVEHGIPCLTSMDTAWAMLEVLHGIQEGEIPDLIPLQNYA, from the coding sequence ATGCCTAAAAAGCCGGGAATTAAAAAAGTACTGGTCATTGGTTCAGGACCCATTGTTATTGGTCAGGCGGCGGAATTTGATTATGCTGGCACGCAAGCCTGTCGAGCCCTGAGGGAAGAGGGACTGGAGGTGGTTTTGGTAAATTCCAATCCAGCTACCATCATGACCGACGCCAACATGGCTGATCGGGTATATATCGAACCCTTAACACCTCAGTTTGTCACCAGGGTCATTCGGCAGGAAAAACCGGATGGTCTGCTGCCCACCCTGGGCGGACAGGTTGGATTGAATATTGCTTTACAATTGGCCGAACAAGGCATACTGGATGAGGAAGGGGTAACCTTGCTGGGGACTCCTTTGGATGCTATCCGTAAGGCCGAAGACAGGGAAATGTTTAAACTTATGATGCAGCAAATCGGAGAACCGGTGCCGGAGAGTATCATAGTTTGTACAGTACAGGAGGCAGTGGATTTTGCCAATGAAATCGGTTATCCGGTAATTGTGCGACCGGCTTATACCATGGGGGGTACCGGTGGCGGTATTGCCCATAATGTTGAAGAACTTCGCTCGGTGGCCATCCGGGGACTTAAACATAGTCTCATCGGGCAAATCCTGGTGGAACAGAGTGTGGCAGGCTGGAAGGAAATTGAATACGAGGTGATACGGGACAGCGCTGATAATTGTATCACCGTTTGCAACATGGAAAATGTCGATCCGGTGGGTATTCATACCGGTGACAGTATAGTGGTAGCTCCTTCCCAAACCTTGAGTGACCAGGAATATCAAATGTTACGCAGTGCCTCCCTGAAAATAATCCGCGCCCTGGGTATTGAAGGGGGCTGTAATGTACAGTTTGCCTTACATCCCCATAGTTTTCAATATATTGTCATCGAGGTTAACCCCCGGGTATCCCGTTCCTCCGCCCTGGCCTCCAAGGCCACCGGTTATCCCATTGCCAAGGTGGCGGCCAAGATTGCCATTGGACTAACCTTAGACGAAATACGCAACTCAGTGACGGGTAAAACCTATGCCTGCTTTGAACCAACCTTAGATTACCTGGTGGTGAAAATGCCCCGCTGGCCCTTTGATAAATTTGTTACGGCAGATCGCACCCTGGGAACCCAAATGAAAGCCACCGGTGAAGTTATGTCCATTGATCGCACCTTTGAGGCTGCCCTCCTAAAGGGTATCCGTTCCCTGGAGGTGGGTATTTTCGGCCTACAACTGCCGGAACTAACCAAGCTTAACCAGGAGGAATTAAAACAACTGCTTGTGCAACCCACGGATCAAAGACTTTTTGCCATAGCGGAATATTTGAGACTGGGTGGTGAGGTCGAGGAAGTTCACCAATTAACAAAAATTGATCCTTTCTTCCTGGATAAAATTAAGCTAGTGGTGGATGTGGAAAAACAACTGGCAAATGTAGGCGACATTTCGCCGGAACTGCTGCTAAGAGCTAAACAAATGGGGTTAGCTGATTGCTATATCGCGAAGTTAAGGGGGATGACCGAGGCCCAACTAAGAAAAATCAGGCAGTCTATGGGTATTGAACCAGTCTATAAGATGGTTGATACCTGTGCCGCTGAATTTGAAGCTTTAACCCCCTACTACTATTCCAGTTATGAACAGGAAAACGAGCCTGTTTACTCCGACCGACCCAAGGTGGTGGTGTTGGGTTCCGGCCCCATTCGCATCGGTCAGGGCATTGAATTTGACTACTGCTCGGTACATTCGGTCTGGGCTTTGCGGCAGGAGGGTATCGAAGCCATTACAATTAATAATAATCCGGAGACCGTCAGCACTGATTTTGATACCGCTGACCGGCTTTATTTCGAGCCACTGGTGGTGGAGGATGTCCTCAATATCTTGGAGAAGGAACAACCTAGAGGAGTAATGGTGCAATTTGGTGGCCAAACAGCCATTAACCTGGCTAAGCCGCTGGAGCAAGCCGGTTTTAAGATTATTGGTACCTCGGTGGAGGCCATTGATGTGGCCGAGGATAGGGAACGCTTTGACCAGCTTCTCACTGAGTTACAAATTCCCAAGCCACCGGGGCGTACCGCCTTTTCGGTGGCAGAAGCAGCGGCCATTGCCGCAGAAGTAGGCTTTCCCGTGCTGGTGCGTCCTTCCTATGTTCTGGGTGGACGAGCCATGGAGATTGTCTACTCCCAGGAGGAACTGCTTTCCTATATGGAACGAGCCGTGCAGATAACCCCCGAGCACCCGGTACTGGTGGATCGCTATCTGATGGGTAGGGAATTTGAAGTTGATGCCATTTGTGATGGCAGCGAGGTATTAATTCCTGGCATCATGGAACATGTGGAGCGAGCGGGTGTCCATTCCGGGGACAGCATTGCGGTCTATCCCGCCCAAAGTCTGACGAAGGCGCAAACAGAACAAATAGTGGAGTATACCAAAAAACTGGCTTTAGCTCTGGCAGTTAAGGGTTTGGTTAACATCCAATATGTCTTGCATGAAGGACAGGTTTATGTCATCGAGGTAAATCCTCGTTCCAGCCGCACAGTACCCTATTTAAGTAAGGTTACCGGCATACCGATGGTAAATCTGGCTACCAAATGCGCCCTTGGTTATACCTTGGCTCAGTTGGGTTACCAAGGCGGCTTACAGCCCTCCAGCGGTTTGGTGGCTGTCAAAGCTCCGGTGTTTTCCTTTGGTAAACTCTTGGATGTGGATGTTTCCCTGGGGCCAGAAATGAAGTCCACCGGTGAAGTGTTAGGGGTGGATAGGGATCTCTCGGTGGCCCTGTACAAAGCCCTGTTGGCTGCCGGTACGGAATTTCCTAAGCAAGGTACCATTTTAGCCACCATTGCCGATCGGGATAAGGAGGAAGCCTTGCCTTTAATAAAAGGATTGCTGGAATTGGGGTATCAGGTTTGTGCCACTAAGGGTACCGCAGAGTTCCTCCGCACCAAGGGCATCCAGGTACCGGCGGTTAATAAAGTAGGTGAGGGTGGCGAAACCATTGTGGATCTCATTAAAGCCAATGGCATTAATCTGGTGATTAACACCATTAGTCGGGGTAAAGAACCGGCCAGGGATGGCTTTAAAATACGCCGGGCGGCGGTGGAGCATGGTATTCCTTGCCTAACCTCCATGGATACCGCCTGGGCAATGCTGGAAGTACTCCATGGTATCCAGGAAGGGGAGATACCGGATTTAATTCCGCTCCAGAACTATGCCTAA
- a CDS encoding aspartate carbamoyltransferase catalytic subunit, with amino-acid sequence MYWQRKDLLGLKDLTVEEINLILDTAVPMKEIIGRKIKKTPTLRGRSVVTLFYENSTRTRSSFDLAAKYLSADTIGLAAASSSVAKGESLRDTGLTLNAMGVDVVVLRHPASGAAEYLARYVPAAVINAGDGTHEHPTQALLDLFTIREKKGSITGLKVCIVGDIMHSRVARSNIWGLTKLGAEVRVVGPATLMPPDIEQMGAKVYTDLAQALEGVDVVNVLRIQLERQQQGLFPSLREYSRLYGINQARLELTKPDALILHPGPMNRGVEIDPQVAYGSRSVINEQVTNGVAVRMALLYLLTGGEYNAIPH; translated from the coding sequence ATGTATTGGCAAAGGAAGGACCTATTAGGACTGAAAGACCTCACGGTGGAAGAAATTAATTTGATTCTGGATACCGCAGTGCCGATGAAAGAAATTATTGGCAGGAAAATTAAGAAGACTCCCACCCTGCGGGGACGCAGCGTGGTCACCTTATTTTACGAAAACAGTACCAGAACCAGATCCTCCTTTGATTTGGCTGCTAAATATCTCAGTGCCGATACCATTGGCTTAGCTGCTGCCAGCAGTTCAGTGGCCAAGGGAGAGAGCTTAAGGGATACCGGTCTAACCCTCAACGCCATGGGGGTGGATGTGGTGGTGCTGCGTCACCCTGCCAGCGGTGCGGCAGAATATTTGGCCAGGTATGTACCGGCGGCGGTTATCAATGCCGGGGATGGTACCCACGAACATCCTACCCAAGCTTTGCTTGATTTGTTTACCATCAGGGAGAAAAAGGGCAGTATTACCGGTTTAAAGGTATGTATTGTAGGAGATATCATGCACAGCCGGGTGGCCCGCTCCAATATCTGGGGGCTGACAAAGTTAGGAGCAGAGGTACGGGTGGTAGGGCCAGCCACCTTAATGCCACCGGATATTGAACAGATGGGGGCAAAAGTATATACAGATCTAGCCCAGGCACTGGAGGGTGTGGATGTGGTCAATGTCCTGCGCATCCAACTGGAAAGACAGCAACAGGGACTATTTCCCTCCCTGAGGGAATACAGCAGATTGTATGGTATCAACCAGGCGAGATTGGAACTTACTAAGCCTGATGCTTTGATCTTGCACCCGGGACCCATGAATCGGGGAGTGGAAATTGATCCCCAGGTGGCCTATGGCAGTCGGTCGGTTATTAATGAACAGGTAACCAACGGCGTCGCTGTAAGAATGGCACTTTTATATCTACTCACAGGTGGTGAATATAATGCAATACCTCATTAA
- a CDS encoding dihydroorotase translates to MQYLIKNGLVVDPVNETMSELDILVKDGVIAEMAQNIQAEEAIIIDAKDCYVCPGLLDMHVHLREPGYEYKEDIESGTRAAAMGGFTAVACMPNTNPVADTAAVINHIIERSARLGAVRVYPIGALTKGSLGKELTEMADLKAAGAVALSDDGQPVMDAGMMYRVMQYAGMLGLTVVSHCEDLSLAAGGSMNEGAVATMLGLKGIPNVAEEVMVARDILLAESTGCALHLAHISTAGSVRLVRQAKARGVRVTAEATPHHFSLTEEAVLGYNTNAKVNPPLRRQEDVAAVQEGLRDGTIDVIATDHAPHAYHEKDVEFPYAPNGLIGLETAVGLVFSQLVQPGILTVPKAIAKLCSNPRKILNLPGGQLIPGGVADITIIDPELSEVVDPAKLQSKSKNTPFVRWKLTGLPTLTMVAGQPVMQARRLLK, encoded by the coding sequence ATGCAATACCTCATTAAAAATGGTCTTGTGGTGGACCCGGTCAATGAGACCATGTCGGAATTGGATATCCTGGTCAAAGACGGTGTCATTGCAGAAATGGCACAGAACATCCAGGCTGAGGAAGCAATAATCATAGATGCCAAGGATTGCTATGTATGTCCGGGTTTACTGGATATGCATGTGCACCTAAGGGAACCGGGCTATGAATATAAAGAGGATATCGAAAGTGGCACCAGGGCTGCGGCTATGGGCGGATTTACCGCTGTGGCTTGTATGCCCAACACCAACCCGGTGGCAGACACTGCCGCGGTAATTAACCATATTATAGAAAGGTCCGCCAGGTTAGGGGCGGTACGGGTATATCCCATCGGGGCTTTAACCAAAGGCTCTTTGGGGAAAGAACTTACAGAAATGGCTGATTTAAAAGCTGCCGGGGCGGTGGCTTTGTCCGATGATGGTCAGCCGGTGATGGATGCCGGTATGATGTACCGGGTCATGCAGTATGCCGGTATGCTGGGGCTTACCGTGGTTTCCCACTGCGAGGATTTGAGCTTGGCGGCAGGAGGGTCCATGAATGAAGGGGCTGTGGCCACCATGCTGGGACTCAAGGGTATTCCCAATGTGGCCGAAGAGGTCATGGTGGCCAGGGATATTCTGCTGGCTGAGAGCACCGGTTGTGCTTTACACCTGGCCCATATCAGTACAGCAGGCAGTGTGAGACTGGTCCGTCAGGCCAAGGCCAGGGGAGTAAGGGTAACAGCCGAAGCCACACCCCATCACTTTAGCCTGACCGAGGAAGCTGTGCTGGGTTATAATACCAATGCCAAGGTCAACCCGCCCTTGCGGCGACAAGAGGATGTGGCAGCTGTGCAGGAAGGGCTGCGGGATGGCACCATTGATGTTATAGCCACTGATCATGCGCCCCATGCCTATCATGAAAAGGACGTTGAGTTCCCCTATGCACCCAACGGTCTTATTGGTTTGGAAACTGCGGTGGGGCTGGTATTCAGTCAACTTGTGCAGCCAGGTATACTGACGGTGCCCAAGGCCATTGCCAAGTTATGCAGTAACCCCAGAAAGATATTAAACCTGCCAGGAGGGCAGCTGATACCGGGTGGGGTAGCGGATATTACCATTATTGATCCGGAGCTTAGTGAAGTGGTAGACCCGGCTAAATTACAAAGTAAAAGTAAAAACACCCCCTTTGTTCGCTGGAAATTAACGGGTCTGCCTACCCTAACCATGGTAGCAGGCCAGCCGGTGATGCAAGCAAGAAGGCTCCTGAAATAA
- the carA gene encoding glutamine-hydrolyzing carbamoyl-phosphate synthase small subunit, with the protein MHAYLALEDGTIFTGKAFGATGETWGEVVFNTGMTGYQEVLTDPSYCGQIVVMTYPLIGNYGINREDFEAKNSFVRGFVVKEECDRPSNWRSSNKIHEFLAREGVIGISGVDTRALTRILRNHGTMRGIISTEALGPKELVAKAQQCPHISGQKLVPTVATKEIYTVPGSGPRVVLLDFGAKANIVRCLSERGCEVVVVPPDTSIEDIKALSPQGIMLSNGPGDPQDVPYAVATVRHLLNQYPMFGICLGHQILGLAVGGQTYKLKFGHRGANHPVKDLQSGRVYITSQNHGFTVDRESLPADMEVSHINLNDNTVEGLRHKTLPLFSVQYHPEAAPGPMDSAYLFDHFLENIKQHTAQ; encoded by the coding sequence ATGCATGCATATTTAGCACTGGAAGATGGAACCATTTTCACCGGTAAGGCCTTTGGTGCCACCGGAGAAACATGGGGAGAAGTGGTTTTTAATACCGGTATGACAGGTTATCAAGAGGTTTTAACAGACCCCTCCTATTGCGGACAAATTGTGGTAATGACCTACCCATTGATTGGTAATTACGGCATTAACCGAGAGGATTTTGAAGCAAAAAACTCCTTTGTACGGGGTTTTGTGGTCAAGGAAGAATGCGACCGCCCCAGCAACTGGCGATCTAGCAATAAAATACACGAATTTCTTGCCCGGGAAGGTGTTATTGGCATCTCGGGCGTCGACACACGAGCTCTCACCAGAATTCTGCGAAATCACGGTACCATGCGGGGCATTATCAGCACCGAGGCTTTAGGGCCCAAGGAACTGGTGGCCAAAGCCCAACAGTGTCCGCACATTTCCGGTCAAAAGTTAGTGCCCACTGTGGCCACTAAGGAAATTTACACCGTACCTGGCAGTGGACCCCGGGTGGTACTCCTGGATTTTGGTGCCAAAGCCAATATTGTACGCTGTCTAAGTGAAAGGGGTTGTGAAGTGGTGGTAGTACCACCCGATACCTCCATAGAGGATATTAAAGCCCTGAGCCCCCAAGGCATTATGCTGTCAAACGGGCCTGGTGACCCCCAGGATGTGCCCTATGCTGTGGCAACAGTGCGGCACTTACTCAACCAATATCCCATGTTCGGTATCTGTTTAGGACACCAAATTCTCGGTTTAGCGGTGGGCGGCCAGACCTATAAATTAAAATTTGGCCATCGCGGTGCCAACCATCCGGTGAAGGATCTCCAGAGTGGGAGGGTTTATATTACTTCCCAAAACCATGGTTTCACGGTGGACCGGGAGTCTTTACCTGCGGATATGGAAGTATCTCATATTAATCTTAATGACAACACCGTGGAGGGGTTGCGTCATAAGACACTGCCGCTCTTTTCCGTGCAGTATCACCCCGAAGCAGCCCCGGGTCCCATGGATTCGGCATATCTATTTGATCACTTCTTAGAGAATATTAAACAACACACAGCGCAGTAA
- a CDS encoding dihydroorotate dehydrogenase yields MKPNLQVEIGTMLMANPVTTASGTFGFGPEYTPYLDIERLGAITVKGTTLEPREGNPTPRLVETPSGILNSIGLQNPGVDYLIEHYAPYFRQLKTNVIVNIAGNTVEEYANLAAKLNSVPGIAALEVNISCPNVKKGGLAFGSDPVSAAEVTKAVRQATTLPVIIKLSPNVTDIAAIASAVEEAGADALSVINTLLGMAIDIRKRKPVLGNIMGGLSGPAVKPVAVRAVWQVYQRVKIPIIGMGGIMNAADALEFILAGATAVAVGTASFINPRAAIEVLEGIERYLVENNIDDIKELVGAAHG; encoded by the coding sequence TTGAAGCCTAACTTACAAGTAGAGATTGGCACGATGCTGATGGCCAATCCGGTGACCACAGCTTCGGGTACCTTTGGCTTTGGTCCGGAGTATACTCCCTACCTGGATATTGAAAGGCTTGGTGCCATTACCGTTAAGGGCACCACCCTGGAACCAAGGGAGGGTAACCCTACCCCCAGATTAGTGGAAACACCCTCAGGCATATTAAATTCCATTGGTTTGCAAAATCCCGGTGTGGATTACTTAATAGAGCACTATGCACCCTATTTTAGGCAGCTTAAGACCAACGTGATCGTTAATATAGCCGGCAATACCGTGGAGGAATATGCTAATTTGGCGGCTAAACTGAACTCGGTGCCTGGTATTGCAGCCTTGGAAGTTAACATCTCCTGTCCCAATGTGAAAAAGGGTGGTCTGGCCTTTGGCAGCGACCCTGTCTCCGCTGCCGAGGTGACCAAAGCCGTTAGGCAGGCTACCACTCTGCCGGTAATTATCAAATTGTCGCCCAATGTCACGGATATTGCAGCCATTGCCAGTGCCGTGGAAGAGGCCGGTGCGGATGCCCTGTCGGTGATCAATACTTTACTGGGTATGGCCATCGACATCAGGAAGAGAAAACCTGTTTTGGGCAATATCATGGGCGGTTTATCCGGTCCCGCAGTTAAGCCAGTGGCGGTGCGTGCTGTCTGGCAGGTTTATCAAAGGGTGAAGATACCCATTATTGGTATGGGTGGTATTATGAATGCTGCTGATGCTCTGGAATTTATTTTGGCCGGTGCCACTGCGGTGGCAGTGGGAACCGCCAGTTTCATTAACCCCCGAGCTGCCATTGAGGTATTGGAGGGTATAGAACGGTACTTAGTGGAAAATAACATTGATGACATTAAGGAATTGGTGGGAGCAGCCCATGGATAG
- a CDS encoding dihydroorotate dehydrogenase electron transfer subunit — MSKVLDAKVLAVYQVAPETYYMELEAPEIARLAVPGQFVHVRCSDAQDPLLRRPLSIHMVSRPKGVLALLFRVIGQGTELLAKRQPGDTVNLLGPLGKGFTLPLPGSRVAVVAGGIGAAPLVFLVQELANMKCQITVYLGAKDKKSILCDGQFTQMDAEVVIATDDGSMGFKGNVIDLMERHMDWRKTAMTYVCGPKPMMQRVAALLAAADVPGEVSLEEHMGCGVGACLSCAVKIAHHGQITNKRACADGPVFPSWQVVWD, encoded by the coding sequence ATGTCTAAAGTGCTGGATGCCAAGGTACTGGCAGTCTACCAGGTGGCACCGGAAACCTATTATATGGAATTAGAAGCCCCAGAAATTGCCCGGCTGGCGGTGCCGGGCCAATTTGTGCATGTGCGTTGCAGTGATGCCCAGGATCCGTTATTACGTCGTCCCTTATCCATTCATATGGTCAGCCGTCCCAAGGGTGTCTTAGCCCTGTTGTTTAGAGTGATTGGCCAGGGAACAGAGTTATTAGCTAAGCGGCAGCCAGGGGATACAGTCAATCTGCTGGGACCTCTGGGTAAGGGCTTTACCTTGCCGCTGCCTGGTTCGCGGGTGGCGGTGGTGGCCGGCGGCATTGGCGCGGCACCCCTGGTTTTTTTGGTGCAAGAACTGGCCAATATGAAATGCCAGATTACTGTCTACCTGGGTGCCAAGGATAAAAAGAGTATCCTTTGTGACGGACAGTTTACCCAGATGGACGCTGAGGTGGTGATAGCCACAGATGATGGTTCTATGGGCTTTAAAGGCAATGTAATCGACCTGATGGAACGTCACATGGATTGGCGCAAAACAGCCATGACTTATGTCTGTGGACCCAAACCCATGATGCAGAGAGTAGCTGCACTGCTGGCAGCAGCGGATGTGCCCGGCGAGGTATCCTTAGAAGAACATATGGGTTGCGGTGTCGGTGCCTGTCTTTCCTGCGCCGTAAAAATAGCGCACCACGGGCAAATTACCAACAAACGGGCCTGTGCCGATGGGCCGGTCTTTCCTTCCTGGCAGGTGGTCTGGGATTGA
- a CDS encoding MFS transporter, whose product MVLAQAASAGNNNKGVNKFSLAALAGVPLIMVLGNSMLIPVLPEMAKALKVSQMQISLIITMFSVPAGLVIPFAGFLSDRFGRKKIIIPGLFLYALGGLLAGAAALLFKENAFPWILGGRILQGIGAAGTAPIAMAFCGDLWKGKERAKSLGIIEASNGMGKVASPILGSLVGLIAWWAIFFFFPIVITIVILGIWFLTKEPETKKEPKSVSEYIGSIKKIFKNKLPLLLSSFFAGSAALLILFGVLFYLSDFLEKEYGLDGVIKGTALAIPVLFMCSTSYATGALIKKKVGLMKWLVVIGHTMIAASLVTLPIFNNVYAFFAGISLAGVGTGLVLPCLNTLITSSSDKDERGLVTSLYGSVRFLGVAAGPPLFGWLIGIGPDVMFWASAALAGVAAGLSFIFIKVKAIKASQQKEDKEQQKPQQRIVKPVAQPAVIYHSLAWWPKTAPIARKPLPDQDRLIEGGQVNNGGGQNQ is encoded by the coding sequence ATGGTTTTGGCTCAGGCAGCCTCTGCCGGTAATAATAACAAGGGTGTAAATAAATTCTCCCTAGCTGCTCTGGCTGGGGTTCCTTTAATTATGGTACTTGGCAATTCCATGTTAATCCCTGTGCTACCGGAAATGGCCAAGGCATTAAAGGTTTCGCAAATGCAGATTAGTTTAATTATCACCATGTTTTCCGTGCCTGCCGGTTTGGTCATTCCCTTTGCCGGTTTTTTATCCGATCGTTTTGGTCGCAAAAAAATTATCATACCTGGATTATTCTTATATGCATTAGGTGGTCTCCTGGCCGGAGCAGCTGCTCTCTTATTCAAAGAGAATGCTTTCCCCTGGATTTTAGGTGGTCGGATTCTTCAGGGCATAGGTGCCGCAGGTACCGCCCCTATTGCCATGGCCTTCTGCGGCGACCTCTGGAAAGGTAAGGAACGGGCCAAATCCCTTGGCATTATTGAAGCTTCCAATGGCATGGGTAAGGTAGCCAGCCCTATACTGGGTTCCTTAGTGGGACTAATTGCCTGGTGGGCCATTTTCTTCTTTTTCCCCATTGTTATTACCATCGTTATTTTGGGCATCTGGTTTTTAACTAAAGAACCGGAGACCAAAAAAGAACCCAAAAGTGTCAGTGAATACATTGGCTCCATCAAGAAAATATTTAAAAATAAATTGCCCCTGTTGCTAAGTAGCTTTTTTGCTGGCTCCGCTGCCCTATTAATCCTGTTTGGCGTTTTGTTTTACCTGTCTGACTTTTTAGAGAAAGAATATGGTTTAGACGGAGTCATTAAAGGAACTGCCTTAGCTATACCGGTACTCTTTATGTGCAGCACTTCATATGCTACCGGAGCACTGATCAAGAAAAAGGTTGGTTTGATGAAATGGCTGGTGGTTATAGGCCACACTATGATTGCTGCATCCCTGGTAACACTGCCTATTTTTAACAATGTTTATGCTTTCTTTGCCGGTATTTCCCTGGCCGGCGTGGGAACCGGTTTGGTGTTACCCTGTCTTAACACTTTAATCACCAGCTCCTCCGATAAGGATGAACGTGGTCTGGTCACCTCCCTTTATGGTAGTGTGCGATTTTTAGGTGTGGCAGCGGGTCCTCCTCTCTTTGGCTGGCTAATAGGCATTGGACCTGATGTTATGTTCTGGGCTTCCGCTGCTCTGGCCGGAGTTGCGGCGGGTCTGTCCTTTATCTTTATCAAGGTTAAAGCCATTAAAGCCTCCCAGCAAAAAGAGGACAAAGAACAACAAAAACCCCAACAAAGGATTGTCAAACCCGTAGCCCAGCCTGCGGTTATTTATCACAGCCTGGCTTGGTGGCCTAAGACTGCCCCCATTGCCCGTAAACCTCTACCCGATCAGGATAGGTTAATTGAGGGTGGACAGGTAAATAATGGCGGTGGTCAAAATCAGTGA
- a CDS encoding YqhV family protein has translation MFFVTDKIVFAMAMLRCLSSCIELSAALLMLRFGKVETALKINAVLAMVGPSIMILVTSLGLVGLAGKVSLSKMAIIFSGVVLIFYGISRP, from the coding sequence ATGTTTTTTGTTACGGATAAAATAGTTTTTGCTATGGCCATGTTGCGCTGTCTTTCCTCCTGTATTGAACTTAGTGCAGCCTTGTTAATGCTGCGTTTTGGCAAAGTGGAGACAGCTTTGAAAATAAATGCTGTCTTAGCTATGGTGGGTCCCAGCATCATGATCCTTGTGACCAGCCTGGGTCTGGTGGGTTTGGCAGGTAAGGTTTCCTTAAGCAAAATGGCTATTATCTTTTCTGGGGTGGTACTCATTTTTTACGGCATCAGCAGACCCTAG
- the pyrR gene encoding bifunctional pyr operon transcriptional regulator/uracil phosphoribosyltransferase PyrR: MNERDMKEKAQILDDKGMRRAMVRIAHEIIERNKGVENVALIGVRRRGVPLAQRLAQYINEIEGTSVPVGILDITLYRDDLTTLANQPQVHQTEVSFSVTGKKIVLVDDVLYTGRTVRAALDAIMDLGRPELVQLAVLIDRGHREIPIRADYVGKNVPTSRKEVISVRLKEIDQEERVVILEINE, translated from the coding sequence ATGAACGAGCGGGATATGAAAGAAAAAGCTCAAATATTGGATGATAAAGGCATGAGAAGGGCTATGGTACGGATTGCCCACGAAATTATTGAACGGAATAAAGGTGTGGAAAATGTTGCCCTAATAGGGGTGCGTCGGCGCGGTGTACCGTTGGCTCAACGTCTGGCCCAATATATCAATGAGATAGAGGGTACCAGTGTGCCGGTGGGTATTCTAGATATTACTTTATATCGTGATGATTTGACCACCCTGGCCAATCAGCCTCAGGTACATCAAACCGAGGTAAGTTTCTCGGTTACCGGCAAAAAAATTGTTCTGGTGGATGATGTTTTATATACCGGTCGCACAGTCAGGGCAGCTTTAGACGCAATTATGGATTTAGGCAGACCCGAGCTAGTCCAATTGGCCGTTTTAATAGACCGGGGACACAGGGAGATTCCCATCCGGGCCGATTATGTGGGGAAAAATGTGCCAACCTCACGTAAAGAGGTAATTAGTGTTAGATTAAAAGAAATTGACCAGGAAGAACGAGTGGTCATTTTGGAAATAAATGAATAG